A single window of Sneathiella limimaris DNA harbors:
- a CDS encoding ABC transporter permease subunit codes for MVDLLNAFALLSNFVIVPALAYGSQLALGALGVTLIYGILRFSNFAHGDTMAFGTMVTIFVTWGLQAVGVSISPLPTALLALPVGIVATILMCLFFDRTVYKFYRKSRAVPVVFLIASVGVMFVLNGVVRFIIGPGDQRFADGERFIIKARAFKEMTGLSEGIAFKTSQGLTIVTAVIVVAALFWFLNKTRAGKSMRAYSDNEDLARLSGINPERVVMITWAVAATLATIAGVLYGLDKSFKPFTYFQLLLPIFASAIVGGLGSPVGAIAGGFVIAFSEVVVAYAYKRFLTYLVPDEWAPDGLVQLLSTDYKFAVSFVILVLVLLIRPTGIFKGKGA; via the coding sequence GTGGTTGATCTATTGAACGCTTTTGCGTTGCTTTCCAATTTTGTGATCGTTCCCGCCTTGGCGTATGGCAGCCAGCTTGCACTTGGTGCGCTTGGCGTTACGCTGATTTATGGGATTTTGCGATTTTCCAACTTCGCCCATGGCGATACCATGGCTTTTGGAACGATGGTCACGATCTTTGTGACCTGGGGCCTGCAGGCGGTCGGTGTTTCCATTTCCCCATTGCCAACGGCCTTGCTGGCGCTTCCGGTTGGGATCGTTGCGACCATACTGATGTGTCTGTTCTTCGATAGAACCGTATACAAGTTTTACCGCAAAAGCCGGGCGGTCCCGGTGGTTTTCCTGATCGCATCCGTTGGCGTGATGTTTGTGCTAAACGGTGTTGTCCGGTTTATCATCGGTCCGGGTGATCAACGGTTTGCGGATGGGGAGCGCTTTATTATCAAGGCTCGGGCATTCAAGGAAATGACGGGTCTGAGCGAAGGCATTGCCTTCAAGACTAGTCAGGGGCTGACTATCGTCACTGCGGTTATCGTCGTTGCGGCTCTCTTCTGGTTTTTGAATAAAACCCGCGCCGGAAAATCCATGCGGGCCTATTCAGACAACGAGGATCTGGCTCGTTTGTCCGGGATCAACCCGGAACGGGTGGTGATGATTACCTGGGCAGTTGCGGCAACACTCGCGACCATCGCCGGCGTATTGTACGGGTTGGACAAAAGCTTCAAACCGTTTACCTATTTCCAGCTCTTGCTGCCTATTTTTGCCTCCGCCATTGTGGGGGGGCTTGGCAGTCCAGTTGGTGCCATCGCAGGCGGATTTGTCATCGCGTTTTCCGAGGTCGTCGTGGCCTATGCCTATAAGCGGTTCCTGACCTATCTGGTGCCCGATGAATGGGCGCCTGATGGCCTGGTCCAACTCCTGTCCACCGACTATAAATTTGCCGTGTCATTCGTAATCTTGGTGTTGGTATTGCTGATCCGACCGACGGGTATCTTTAAAGGAAAAGGCGCATGA
- a CDS encoding branched-chain amino acid ABC transporter permease, protein MTSSTRNIGLFAAMAAALVAVGVFQSWPLALTILNLCLISAIMSLGVNIQWGYAGLFNVGVMGFTALGGLAGVLISMPPVTAAIEAGGAGILLSLLLMLVTVVAAVFVYRRMPKGKPRTFALIAIIGGGYFLTRYFFYPAVEAIEGVDSARTGYLGGLGLPILFSWIIGGLFAAAAAWLVGKISLGLRSDYLAIATLGISEIIIAILKNEDWLTRGVKNVTGLPRPVPYEIDLQQAQWFLDWANTLNLTPEDFSSIFVKLCYAGLFVVVLLILLWLSERALNSPWGRMMRAIRDNELSAAAMGKNITGRHLQVFVLGSAVIGIAGAMLTTLDGQFTPASYQPLRFTFIIWVMVIVGGSGNNFGAILGGFLIWFVWVEAEPFGHWLMDLLTSGMAEDNGLRLHLLESAAHMRLMTMGVILLIVLRFSPRGLIPEK, encoded by the coding sequence ATGACCAGTAGCACACGAAACATAGGACTTTTTGCAGCAATGGCGGCTGCTCTGGTCGCCGTGGGTGTATTCCAGAGCTGGCCACTGGCATTGACAATCCTGAACCTTTGCCTGATTTCAGCCATCATGTCGCTGGGTGTGAATATCCAGTGGGGTTATGCCGGACTGTTTAATGTGGGTGTTATGGGCTTTACCGCGCTTGGTGGTCTGGCAGGGGTGTTAATTTCCATGCCTCCGGTAACGGCGGCTATTGAGGCCGGCGGAGCGGGGATCCTTCTCTCGCTTCTTTTGATGCTGGTCACTGTTGTGGCCGCGGTTTTTGTCTATCGGCGAATGCCGAAAGGTAAGCCGCGCACCTTTGCCTTGATCGCAATTATTGGCGGGGGCTATTTCCTGACTCGGTATTTCTTTTATCCAGCCGTTGAAGCGATCGAGGGAGTTGATTCAGCCCGGACCGGGTATCTTGGCGGGCTCGGATTGCCGATCCTGTTTTCCTGGATCATTGGGGGCTTGTTTGCGGCTGCAGCCGCTTGGCTTGTTGGGAAAATCTCTTTAGGTCTTCGCTCGGATTATCTTGCGATTGCGACCCTGGGCATTTCCGAGATCATTATTGCTATTCTGAAAAATGAGGATTGGCTGACCCGCGGCGTCAAGAATGTGACCGGCCTTCCGCGCCCGGTTCCCTACGAAATTGATCTGCAGCAGGCCCAGTGGTTTCTGGACTGGGCCAACACATTGAACCTGACACCGGAGGATTTCTCGTCCATCTTTGTGAAGCTCTGCTATGCGGGACTGTTTGTCGTCGTCTTGCTGATCTTGCTGTGGTTGTCGGAGCGGGCGCTCAACTCCCCGTGGGGCCGGATGATGCGCGCTATTCGGGATAATGAACTGTCTGCCGCAGCGATGGGAAAGAATATCACCGGACGCCATTTGCAGGTCTTCGTGCTCGGCTCTGCTGTGATCGGGATCGCCGGTGCCATGTTGACAACCCTGGATGGGCAATTCACCCCAGCCTCCTACCAGCCGCTGCGCTTTACCTTCATCATCTGGGTGATGGTGATCGTTGGTGGATCTGGAAATAACTTTGGGGCGATTTTGGGTGGGTTCCTCATTTGGTTTGTCTGGGTTGAGGCAGAACCTTTTGGGCATTGGTTGATGGATCTATTGACCTCAGGTATGGCCGAGGACAATGGACTTCGCCTTCACCTTCTGGAAAGTGCAGCGCACATGCGACTGATGACCATGGGGGTCATTCTGCTGATCGTGCTCCGCTTCAGCCCGCGCGGTCTTATTCCAGAGAAATGA
- a CDS encoding zinc-binding dehydrogenase, which produces MTTTGKQLFTTLEADGTLTVAIEDVTFPDPVGNQVLVKMEAAPINPSDLAILTGAADLDNAEYSPGKFVAKMPEPFNTGSKARHGMKLPAGNEGAGTVVAAGDSDMAKALVGQRVACVPGNAYSQYCLADAAMCLPLGDHSAKDGASAFVNPMTALGFAENAKMDKQDAILHTVGASNLGQMLTRICKEDGLGLVNIVRKDSQAELLKNLGSTHVVNSSDDNFMAQLVSAIDDTEAFYGFDPISGGNLVDTVFKAMEQVAVSKMTEYSRYGSNQKKQMFIYGRLDLGQTVLSPSYGFGWVLSGWLLTPFLQQAGMETVGRMRQRVLNNLTTTFASHYKTSVSLEEMLTKEAVTDYRLMKTGEKYLVEPWK; this is translated from the coding sequence ATGACAACAACTGGTAAACAGCTTTTCACGACCCTTGAGGCGGACGGTACCCTCACCGTTGCTATTGAGGATGTAACCTTTCCAGATCCTGTTGGGAACCAAGTGCTGGTGAAGATGGAGGCTGCGCCCATAAATCCGTCGGACCTCGCCATTTTAACCGGGGCAGCTGACCTCGATAATGCCGAATATTCCCCAGGTAAATTTGTTGCCAAGATGCCTGAACCCTTTAACACGGGCTCAAAAGCTCGCCATGGCATGAAATTGCCTGCCGGGAACGAAGGCGCGGGGACTGTTGTCGCTGCCGGTGATAGTGACATGGCAAAAGCATTGGTGGGTCAGCGGGTTGCCTGCGTTCCCGGGAATGCCTATAGCCAATATTGTCTTGCTGATGCGGCTATGTGTCTGCCGCTCGGCGACCATTCGGCTAAAGACGGGGCAAGTGCTTTTGTCAATCCGATGACCGCCCTTGGGTTCGCGGAAAACGCAAAGATGGATAAACAGGACGCGATCTTGCACACTGTTGGCGCCTCTAACCTTGGCCAGATGTTGACCCGTATCTGCAAGGAAGACGGTCTTGGGCTGGTCAATATTGTTCGCAAAGACAGTCAGGCCGAATTGCTGAAAAATCTGGGATCCACCCATGTGGTCAATTCTTCGGATGACAACTTTATGGCTCAGCTAGTCTCAGCTATTGACGATACCGAAGCCTTCTATGGGTTTGATCCGATCAGCGGCGGAAACCTGGTTGATACTGTTTTCAAGGCGATGGAGCAGGTCGCCGTCTCAAAGATGACAGAATATTCCCGTTATGGCTCCAACCAGAAAAAGCAGATGTTCATCTATGGGCGGTTGGATCTTGGTCAAACAGTCTTGTCACCAAGTTACGGGTTCGGTTGGGTGTTATCAGGCTGGCTGCTAACGCCTTTCTTGCAACAGGCAGGTATGGAAACTGTGGGCCGGATGCGCCAGCGTGTTCTGAATAACCTGACGACCACTTTCGCCAGCCACTATAAAACAAGCGTCAGTCTCGAGGAGATGCTGACAAAAGAAGCGGTAACCGATTATCGGTTGATGAAAACGGGTGAAAAATATCTCGTTGAGCCGTGGAAGTAA
- a CDS encoding DNA glycosylase AlkZ-like family protein: MKPISISNKEARQLWLSSQGLGDAPTGPLDVLGMIKKLGFVQLDTIQVVSRAHHHILWSRNQHYREPMLDQLLGQDRSIFEHFTHDASVIPMDYLPMWQRQFRRKKEQMDRPGWFKNPPDKAIRKAVLERIRNEGPLSTHAFDTKVVGEKKMWSRPPHKLALDYMWYSGELATCHRVNFTKFYDLAERVFPEELRNTKMSDEEQIDWLCRAALDRMGFGTVGEIQRYWDALTAKEVRDWIASSTSTLQTVEIETAQRSRVTVFALAGIEERLAGLKPATSRLRILNPFDPVIRDRDRLSRLFGFEYRVEMFVPAAKRIWGYYVYPILEGHRFVGRIEIKADRKNSLLNVISFWPEKGCQWPVSRYQKLTAELERMKKFVGVNDVVWDV; this comes from the coding sequence GTGAAACCGATATCCATTTCAAATAAAGAAGCCCGCCAGCTTTGGCTTTCATCGCAAGGGTTAGGCGATGCTCCTACCGGCCCGTTAGATGTACTGGGGATGATAAAGAAACTCGGTTTCGTACAGCTTGATACGATACAAGTCGTTTCGCGCGCGCATCATCATATTCTTTGGAGTCGCAATCAACACTATCGTGAACCCATGCTTGATCAATTGCTTGGACAAGACCGGTCTATTTTTGAGCACTTCACCCATGATGCATCCGTTATTCCGATGGACTATCTTCCGATGTGGCAGCGTCAGTTTCGACGGAAAAAGGAGCAGATGGATCGCCCAGGATGGTTTAAAAATCCACCTGATAAAGCTATACGCAAGGCCGTATTGGAGCGCATTCGCAATGAGGGACCATTGTCGACCCACGCCTTTGATACGAAAGTTGTCGGCGAGAAGAAGATGTGGTCACGTCCACCGCATAAACTTGCACTGGACTACATGTGGTACAGCGGTGAACTTGCGACTTGCCACAGAGTGAATTTCACCAAATTCTATGATCTGGCGGAACGTGTTTTCCCTGAGGAATTGCGCAATACCAAAATGAGTGATGAAGAGCAGATTGACTGGTTATGTCGCGCTGCCTTGGATCGAATGGGCTTTGGGACTGTTGGTGAAATTCAAAGATATTGGGATGCGTTAACCGCCAAAGAAGTGCGCGATTGGATCGCTTCTTCGACTTCAACCCTCCAAACTGTTGAAATTGAAACGGCGCAAAGAAGCAGGGTTACTGTGTTTGCACTTGCAGGAATAGAAGAAAGACTAGCTGGTTTAAAGCCCGCCACTAGTCGGCTTCGTATTCTCAATCCTTTTGATCCAGTTATTCGTGATCGGGATCGCTTATCTCGTTTGTTTGGTTTTGAGTATCGGGTGGAAATGTTTGTGCCAGCGGCTAAACGCATTTGGGGATACTATGTGTATCCAATCCTGGAAGGCCACCGGTTTGTTGGTCGCATAGAAATTAAGGCGGATCGCAAAAATTCCTTACTAAACGTGATCAGCTTTTGGCCTGAAAAAGGATGCCAATGGCCCGTCAGCCGTTACCAAAAACTGACAGCGGAGTTGGAACGTATGAAGAAATTTGTCGGAGTTAATGACGTTGTCTGGGATGTGTGA
- a CDS encoding DNA gyrase inhibitor YacG has product MTTRIRASKCPQCQKPATEKYRPFCSERCQQLDLGKWFNESYRIPAEEALPSNDEDEGY; this is encoded by the coding sequence ATGACGACGCGCATCCGCGCCAGCAAATGCCCCCAATGCCAGAAGCCCGCAACAGAAAAGTACCGTCCCTTCTGTTCAGAACGGTGTCAGCAGCTGGATCTTGGGAAATGGTTCAATGAAAGCTATCGCATCCCGGCAGAAGAAGCACTGCCAAGCAATGACGAAGATGAAGGATATTAA
- a CDS encoding ribonuclease E/G — protein MTYSLLIERDLFQTRACLLQGDTLIDYLLEPAHHQSRKGQIIKGRILKLDDALNAAFVDLGQNQSGLLPRKAIRGDKSSSLRDFFTEGQRLLVQIQKDPVDGKPAELTTFLELQTPTLIYRPLGSGIIFPGKWKDADKKAALTKRVSDLPGEFRPRSRAEAEPLEVTFAAAKALHDQWQDIKSREGTAKKTVTLYTPPPQAASLAQHLPPGEELEVLSNDPKLIAAAKSLYGEDTPSEIWARRESLLAHHGLEDTLTSLTEKQIALTGGGNITVEQTEALVAIDVNSGTSDMGGGATEGPLSLNLVAAKEIARQIRLRNLSGILIIDFLRLQEKEARQALNDALSRYIVDDPATVRLIGFTSLGLFEMTRQRTRPSLAHLLSLPAVPGAPEVSLRRASKLVTDFRQQLDAGQGARLTFTYGPAWQRFWKITSSEISSHLGCHITGVAAKETGPWDYDISPA, from the coding sequence ATGACCTATTCCCTACTGATCGAGCGAGATCTCTTTCAAACCCGTGCCTGCCTCCTGCAGGGCGACACGCTTATTGACTACTTACTGGAACCCGCCCATCACCAAAGCCGCAAAGGTCAGATCATCAAGGGGCGCATTCTGAAGCTGGATGATGCGCTCAATGCTGCCTTTGTGGATCTTGGTCAAAACCAGTCAGGCTTGCTTCCCCGCAAAGCCATAAGGGGCGATAAATCCAGTTCCCTTCGCGATTTCTTCACAGAAGGTCAGCGCCTATTGGTCCAGATCCAGAAGGACCCGGTTGACGGCAAACCTGCGGAATTGACCACATTTCTGGAACTGCAAACCCCAACCCTGATCTATCGCCCTCTGGGCAGCGGCATCATCTTTCCGGGCAAATGGAAGGATGCAGATAAAAAAGCGGCGCTGACCAAACGGGTTTCGGATCTGCCGGGTGAGTTCAGGCCCCGAAGCAGGGCCGAGGCAGAACCACTGGAGGTGACGTTCGCCGCAGCAAAAGCGCTGCACGACCAGTGGCAGGACATTAAATCACGCGAAGGGACAGCAAAGAAAACCGTCACGCTTTACACACCTCCGCCTCAGGCAGCTAGCTTGGCGCAGCATCTGCCACCAGGAGAGGAGTTGGAAGTCCTCAGCAATGATCCTAAACTGATTGCTGCAGCAAAATCTCTATACGGCGAAGACACTCCCTCCGAGATTTGGGCGCGGCGGGAAAGCCTTCTTGCGCATCACGGACTGGAGGATACACTCACCAGCCTGACGGAAAAACAGATAGCGTTGACGGGCGGGGGAAACATCACTGTTGAACAGACCGAGGCGCTCGTCGCCATCGATGTCAACTCAGGAACGTCTGATATGGGCGGCGGCGCAACGGAAGGGCCGCTTTCCCTCAATCTTGTGGCCGCAAAGGAAATTGCCCGCCAAATCCGTCTTCGCAATCTGTCGGGAATTCTAATTATTGATTTTCTCCGCCTGCAGGAAAAAGAAGCCCGTCAGGCCCTTAACGATGCCCTTAGCCGCTATATCGTCGATGATCCGGCGACGGTTCGCTTAATTGGATTTACCTCCCTTGGCCTCTTCGAAATGACCCGCCAGCGGACCCGCCCGTCTCTTGCCCACCTCCTCTCGCTACCGGCTGTGCCGGGCGCACCAGAGGTCAGCCTTCGCCGCGCCAGTAAGTTAGTGACGGATTTCCGCCAGCAGCTGGACGCTGGACAAGGAGCCCGTCTCACATTTACTTACGGCCCGGCCTGGCAACGATTTTGGAAAATAACGTCAAGTGAGATATCCTCTCATCTTGGGTGTCATATAACTGGGGTTGCCGCAAAAGAGACAGGCCCCTGGGACTATGACATCAGCCCTGCATAA
- a CDS encoding Maf family protein encodes MTDTNRSPLLILASASPRRKELLLQIGITPDQIDPADIDETPGGDEQPRPYAERLAREKAAAVMERHKGAYLLAADTVVAVGRRILGKAANEAEAKGFLSLLSGRAHKVHTGLSLITPDGQQITKSVTSAVKFKPLDSFEIDCYLKSGEWQGKAGAYAIQGLGSLFIRQIQGSYSNVVGLPLQETGALLSGNGFPLWQRALQPSTVQE; translated from the coding sequence ATGACAGACACTAACCGCTCCCCCTTATTGATCCTTGCCTCCGCTTCACCGCGCCGCAAGGAACTTCTTCTTCAGATCGGGATCACTCCCGACCAGATTGACCCCGCCGATATTGATGAAACGCCAGGCGGGGACGAACAGCCACGCCCTTATGCGGAGCGGTTAGCCCGCGAAAAAGCGGCTGCGGTCATGGAACGCCACAAAGGGGCCTATCTGCTCGCCGCTGATACAGTGGTTGCGGTTGGCCGTCGCATTCTGGGTAAAGCGGCTAACGAGGCAGAAGCAAAAGGCTTCCTTTCCCTGCTATCTGGCCGGGCTCACAAGGTTCATACAGGGCTTTCCCTCATCACACCCGATGGTCAGCAGATTACCAAGTCTGTAACCTCAGCCGTTAAATTCAAGCCTCTGGACTCGTTTGAAATCGACTGTTACCTGAAAAGTGGGGAATGGCAGGGCAAAGCAGGCGCATACGCCATTCAAGGACTTGGCAGCCTTTTCATTCGTCAGATCCAAGGCTCCTACAGCAACGTAGTTGGACTGCCCCTGCAGGAAACCGGGGCACTCCTCAGCGGGAACGGCTTTCCTCTTTGGCAACGGGCACTTCAGCCCTCTACAGTCCAAGAATGA
- the infA gene encoding translation initiation factor IF-1 translates to MAKEELLEFEGTVTELLPNAMFRVKLENDHEVLAHTAGKMRKHRIRVLQGDRVTVEMTPYDLTKGRITFRFK, encoded by the coding sequence ATGGCTAAAGAAGAACTGCTTGAATTTGAGGGAACTGTTACGGAACTTCTTCCGAACGCAATGTTCCGCGTCAAACTGGAAAACGACCACGAAGTGCTGGCACACACAGCCGGTAAAATGCGCAAACACCGTATTCGCGTATTGCAGGGTGATCGCGTCACCGTTGAAATGACACCTTACGACCTGACTAAAGGCCGTATCACTTTCCGCTTCAAGTAA
- a CDS encoding low molecular weight phosphatase family protein, which yields MESTFAPTSVLFACTHNSIRSPMAEEIMRSLYGNRIYVDSAGVRAREIDGFAIEVMDEIGLDVENHLAKNFDELEDNSFDLIICLSKPAQAAAEEMTRTMACDVEYWITPDPSEVEGSREMRLNAYRQVRDDLYQRIRSRFSTLPHPNV from the coding sequence ATGGAATCGACTTTTGCGCCAACCAGTGTGCTATTCGCCTGCACTCATAACAGTATCCGCTCCCCCATGGCTGAGGAAATCATGCGCAGCCTTTATGGCAATCGGATCTATGTGGACAGTGCGGGTGTCAGGGCTCGGGAGATCGATGGTTTTGCTATCGAGGTTATGGATGAAATCGGCCTTGATGTGGAAAACCACTTGGCGAAAAATTTTGATGAGCTGGAAGACAACTCCTTCGATCTCATTATCTGCCTGTCTAAACCTGCCCAGGCTGCAGCAGAGGAAATGACCCGCACCATGGCCTGTGATGTGGAATACTGGATCACACCGGACCCATCAGAGGTGGAAGGCAGCCGGGAAATGCGCTTAAACGCCTACCGGCAAGTCCGTGATGATCTCTATCAACGGATCCGCAGCCGCTTCTCAACCCTGCCACATCCGAACGTTTAG
- a CDS encoding UPF0262 family protein, which produces MAADHQQIVNITLDEKSVVRRNPDIEHERKVAIYDLLDQNHFALVGQENAGPFSLHLAIEDNRLIFDIRADDDSTELMRLPLPVISFRRIIKDYFQICESYFSAIKSASPAKIEAIDMGRRGLHNEGTELLLERLKEKVDTDFDTARRLFTLICVLHIRG; this is translated from the coding sequence ATGGCAGCCGATCATCAGCAAATTGTCAATATCACCCTGGATGAAAAATCAGTCGTCCGGCGGAACCCAGATATTGAGCATGAGCGCAAAGTTGCCATTTATGACCTCCTTGACCAGAACCATTTTGCTCTTGTCGGTCAGGAAAATGCGGGCCCCTTCTCGCTTCACCTGGCGATCGAGGATAACCGCCTGATCTTTGACATCCGGGCCGACGATGACAGCACAGAACTTATGCGCCTACCCTTGCCGGTCATCTCCTTTCGCCGAATTATCAAGGACTATTTCCAGATTTGCGAAAGCTATTTCTCAGCCATTAAAAGTGCCTCTCCTGCAAAGATTGAAGCGATTGATATGGGGCGCAGGGGTTTGCACAATGAAGGCACAGAGCTGCTTCTCGAGCGCCTCAAAGAGAAAGTCGATACCGACTTCGATACCGCCCGAAGACTTTTCACCCTGATTTGTGTGTTGCATATCCGGGGCTGA
- the hisD gene encoding histidinol dehydrogenase — MANKLNQTDAGFDAAFETLLGQKRETDADVNATVADILSDVRARGDAAVIDYTNRFDRLNLQTGKDLLVSAEEIKAAIADCDDATLDALKIAADRIASYHEKQKPEDLSYTDADGIELGYRWTAIENVGLYVPGGLATYPSSVLMNAIPAKVAGASRLVMVVPTPDGAINPLVLAAADLCGVDEVYRIGGAQAVAALAYGTETIAKVDKIVGPGNAFVATAKKQVFGTVGIDMIAGPSEILVVADNKNDPAWIAADLLSQAEHDPVAQSILITDDAAFAVSVEEAVQSHLKNLPRTEIAAASWKDYGAVIVVDDISRDAPALVDRLAPEHLELCVDDPKALSEKIRHAGAIFMGRYTPEAIGDYIAGPNHVLPTARTARFSSGLSTLDFMKRSSLIQLDADGLGLIGPPAVRLAQSEGLGAHALSIAIRLNMPDQT, encoded by the coding sequence ATGGCGAATAAACTGAACCAAACCGATGCAGGCTTTGATGCTGCTTTCGAAACCCTGCTGGGCCAAAAGCGGGAAACCGATGCTGATGTAAACGCCACTGTTGCTGATATCCTCAGCGATGTGCGCGCGCGAGGGGATGCAGCCGTTATTGACTATACAAACCGCTTTGATCGGTTGAACTTGCAAACCGGCAAAGACCTTCTGGTCAGCGCGGAGGAAATTAAGGCTGCTATTGCGGACTGTGATGACGCAACACTCGATGCGCTCAAAATTGCAGCGGATCGGATCGCGTCCTATCACGAAAAACAAAAGCCTGAGGATCTTTCCTACACAGATGCTGATGGAATTGAACTTGGCTACCGCTGGACAGCTATTGAAAATGTCGGCCTGTATGTACCGGGTGGCCTTGCGACTTATCCATCCTCAGTGCTGATGAACGCCATTCCGGCGAAAGTTGCGGGTGCATCCCGTCTTGTCATGGTGGTACCAACACCCGATGGTGCGATTAATCCATTGGTCTTGGCAGCTGCCGATCTTTGCGGCGTGGATGAAGTTTATCGCATAGGCGGGGCACAGGCTGTGGCCGCACTTGCCTATGGAACGGAAACCATTGCCAAGGTGGATAAAATTGTCGGCCCGGGCAACGCTTTCGTCGCCACCGCCAAGAAACAGGTCTTCGGAACCGTTGGCATTGATATGATTGCGGGTCCGTCTGAAATTCTGGTGGTTGCGGACAACAAGAATGATCCCGCCTGGATTGCAGCCGACCTTCTGTCCCAAGCTGAGCATGATCCAGTCGCCCAGAGTATCCTGATCACGGATGATGCCGCGTTTGCTGTTTCAGTGGAAGAGGCCGTTCAAAGTCACCTTAAAAACCTACCACGGACCGAAATCGCCGCTGCCAGCTGGAAAGATTATGGCGCGGTAATTGTTGTTGATGATATTTCCAGGGACGCCCCGGCGCTTGTCGATCGTCTGGCACCTGAACATCTGGAACTTTGCGTCGATGATCCGAAAGCCCTGTCCGAAAAGATCCGTCATGCTGGCGCGATCTTTATGGGGCGCTACACCCCTGAGGCCATTGGTGACTATATTGCGGGTCCGAACCATGTGCTGCCAACGGCGCGCACGGCCCGGTTCTCTTCTGGCCTGTCGACCCTGGACTTCATGAAGCGCTCATCTCTTATTCAGCTGGATGCAGACGGTCTTGGTTTAATCGGGCCGCCAGCCGTGCGCCTCGCCCAGTCAGAAGGGCTGGGGGCTCATGCGCTTTCCATCGCTATCCGTCTGAATATGCCGGATCAAACCTAA
- the hisG gene encoding ATP phosphoribosyltransferase, whose translation MPANEELVIALPKGRILKEVMPLVRAAGIEPEAAFDDPDSRLLHFRTNHPHISIIRVRSFDVATFVAFGAAQLGVAGNDVLLEHNYPEIYAPVDLDIGHCYLAVAQPADMEEDRDPSRWSHVRIATKYPNLTKQYFAEQGIQAECIKLSGAMELAPGLGLCRRIVDLVSSGATLKANGLVEVEKILDITSRLVVNRAALKTRSEELNDWIQKFRALIDGE comes from the coding sequence GTGCCCGCGAACGAAGAGTTGGTCATCGCCCTGCCTAAAGGGCGTATTCTGAAAGAGGTCATGCCTCTGGTTCGGGCTGCCGGAATTGAACCGGAAGCCGCTTTCGACGATCCGGACAGCCGCCTGCTGCATTTCAGGACCAACCATCCTCATATTTCTATCATCCGGGTGCGCTCATTCGATGTGGCTACCTTTGTTGCCTTTGGCGCAGCCCAGCTTGGCGTTGCCGGAAATGATGTGCTGCTGGAGCATAACTATCCGGAAATCTATGCGCCGGTGGACCTGGATATTGGTCATTGTTATCTGGCGGTTGCCCAGCCTGCTGATATGGAAGAAGACAGGGACCCATCCCGCTGGAGCCACGTCCGTATCGCCACCAAATATCCAAACCTGACGAAACAGTATTTTGCAGAACAGGGTATTCAGGCTGAATGCATCAAACTCTCGGGCGCCATGGAATTGGCCCCGGGACTTGGCCTTTGTCGCCGGATTGTGGACCTGGTTTCTTCCGGCGCAACATTGAAGGCCAATGGACTGGTGGAAGTTGAAAAGATCCTCGACATTACCTCCCGCCTCGTGGTCAATCGCGCCGCATTAAAAACCCGCTCTGAAGAGCTTAATGACTGGATCCAGAAATTCAGGGCTTTGATCGATGGCGAATAA
- a CDS encoding DUF2948 family protein codes for MTVSDELKLYAMDAEDISILSAALEGAITSPGEMSFSSKQRQFTLTASRLRWEDRSRSEQKASRVRCGILFTDVMKIRAKNIPQTDRTMVMELLSIETSEEADETVLIRLNFADERTLEMQVECIHAALTDVGEAWNTDKIPSHPLED; via the coding sequence ATGACAGTGAGCGACGAATTGAAACTCTATGCCATGGATGCAGAGGATATTTCCATTCTCTCAGCAGCGTTGGAGGGGGCAATTACCAGCCCTGGGGAGATGAGCTTTTCCTCTAAGCAGCGGCAGTTTACCCTGACAGCATCCCGTCTCAGATGGGAAGATCGCAGCAGAAGCGAGCAGAAAGCCAGCCGCGTCCGGTGCGGTATCCTGTTCACCGATGTTATGAAAATCCGGGCAAAAAACATCCCGCAAACGGACAGAACCATGGTCATGGAGCTGCTCTCCATCGAAACCAGCGAAGAGGCTGACGAAACAGTCCTTATCCGCCTGAATTTTGCGGACGAAAGAACCCTCGAAATGCAGGTCGAATGTATTCACGCGGCCCTCACTGATGTCGGGGAAGCCTGGAATACGGACAAAATTCCGTCTCATCCACTGGAAGATTAG